The following are encoded together in the Anopheles nili chromosome 3, idAnoNiliSN_F5_01, whole genome shotgun sequence genome:
- the LOC128723306 gene encoding spectrin alpha chain isoform X3: MEQFTPKEVRILESAEDIQERRDQVLNRYSEFKLETRQKREKLEDSRRFQYFKRDSDELESWINEKLQAASEESYRDPTNLQAKIQKHQAFEAEVSAHSNAIVVLDNTGQEMINQGHFASETIQRRLEELQRLWELLLSRLAEKGMKLQQALVLVQFLRHCEEVMFWIKDKEAFVTADEFGQDLEHVEVLQRKFDEFQKDMASQEYRVTEVNELADKLLFAGHPERETITRKKEDLNEAWQRLKQLAILRQEKLFGAHEIQRFNRDADETVAWIAEKDVVLSSDDYGRDLASVQALQRKHEGVERDLAALEDKVAALGTEAGRLCSIHADHSEQIREKQAEIAAYWQSLTAKAKERRQKLDESYFLHRFLADFRDLVSWINGMKAIISADELAKDVAGAEALLERHQEHKGEIDARVDSFMMTTEAGRKLLERDHYAAAEVQEKLAALENDKSSLLVLWEDRRILYEQCMDLQLFYRDTEQADTWMAKQEAFLANEDLGDSLDSVEALIKKHEDFEKSLAAQEEKIKALDVFATKLIDGQHYAADDVAQRRAMLLARRSALQEKSSVRQQLLEDSNSLQQFERDCDETKGWISEKLKFATDDSYLDPTNLNGKVQKHTNFEHELTANKSRIEDITATGQTLAEKGHYASDKVNGRMQEIVTLWESLVRASDKKGCKLQEASQQQQFNRTVEDIELWLSEVEGQLLSEDYGKDLTSVQNLQKKQALLEADVMAHQDRIEGIKVAANKFVESGHFDADNIRAKEGALSKRYAALAEPMSIRKQRLLDSLQVQQLFRDLEDEAAWIREKEPVAASTNRGRDLIGVQNLIKKHQAVLAEINNHESRCAGVISSGEQMLTEQPTASEEIKLRLDALKDQWNSLKEKSNQRKQDLEDSLQAHQYFADANEAESWMREKEPIVSNQDYGKDEDSSEALLKKHEALVSDLEAFGNTIQALQEQAKNCRQQETPVVDITGKECVMALYDYTEKSPREVSMKKNDVLTLLNSNNKDWWKVEVNDRQGFVPAAYIKKIDPGLSASQQNLIDGHSISKRQTQINSQYDNLLALARERQNKLNETVKAYVLVREAADLAAWIKDKESHAQIKDVGEDLEEVEVMQKKFDDFNDDLKANEVRLAKLNEIAIQLTSLGQTEAALKIKTQIQTLNEEWATLQTITQERASQLGSAHEVQRFHRDVDETKDWIAEKENALNNDELGKDLRGVQTLQRKHEGLERDLAALQDKIRQLDETANRLMQSHPDTAEQTYAKQKEINEEWQQVVTKAQQRKEKLLDSYDLQRFLSDYRDLSAWISSMMGLVTSEELANDVTGAEALIERHQEHRTEVDARAGTFSAFEQFGNELLQANHYAAPEIQEKIENLAKAREELERAWTARRLQLDQNLDLQLYLRDCEQAENWMSAREAFLNAEEVDSKGDNVEALIKKHEDFDKAINGHEEKIGALQVLADQLIAQEHYAGRLIDAKRQEVLDRWRHLKEDLIEKRSRLGDEQTLQQFSRDADEIENWIAEKLQLATEESYKDPANIQSKHQKHQAFEAELAANADRISSVLAMGSNLIDRNQCSGSEEAVQKRLTQIADQWEYLTQKTTEKSLKLKEANKQRTYIAAVKDLDFWLGEVESLLTSEDAGKDLASVQNLMKKHQLVEADIHAHEDRIKDMNSQADSLVESGQFDSAGIQEKRQSINERYERIRNLAAHRQARLNEANTLHQFFRDIADEESWIKEKKLLVGSDDYGRDLTGVQNLKKKHKRLEAELASHEPAIQAVQEAGEKLMDVSNLGVPEIEQRLKALNQAWTELKGLAATRGQKLDESLIYQQFLAKVEEEEAWITEKQQLLSVEDYGDSMAAVQGLMKKHDAFETDFAAHRDRCSDIRDHGQTLVTNNNHHGDSISQRCVQLDKKLENLQALATRRKTALMDNFAYLQFMWKADVVESWIADKENHVKSEEFGRDLSTVQTLLTKQETFDAGLSAFEHEGIHNITALKDQLINANHAQSAAILKRHEDVLTRWQKLRADSEARKYRLLNMQDQFRQIEDLYLTFAKKASAFNSWFENAEEDLTDPVRCNSIEEIKALREAHAAFQASLSSAQVDFQALAALDQKIKSFNVGPNPYTWFTMEALEDTWRNLQKIIEERDAELAKEVHRQEENDKLRKEFAKHANLFHQWLTETRYNILGWDKNGTSLMDGSGSLEEQFEALCHKANEIRARRGDLKKIEELGATLEEHLILDNRYTEHSTVGLAQQWDQLDQLAMRMQHNLKQQIQARNQSGVSEDSLKEFSMMFKHFDKDKSGKLNHQEFKSCLRALGYDLPMVEEGQPDPEFEEILNVVDPNRDGQVSLQEYIAFMISKETENVQSFEEIENAFRAITASDPRPRPYVTKEELYSNLTKDMADYCVQRMKPYNDPKTGHPITGALDYVEFTRTLFQN; this comes from the exons ATGGAGCAATTTACCCCGAAGGAGGTGCGAATCCTCGAAAGCGCTGAAGATATTCAAGAGCGACGCGACCAGGTGTTGAACCGCTACAGCGAGTTCAAGCTCGAGACTCGTCAGAAGCGCGAAAAGTTGGAAGATTCTCGCCGGTTCCAGTACTTCAAGCGTGACTCGGATGAGCTGGAAAGCTGGATCAACGAGAAGCTGCAGGCGGCGAGCGAAGAAAGCTATCGCGATCCAACCAACTTGCAAGCGAAAATCCAGAAGCACCAGGCGTTCGAGGCCGAAGTATCGGCGCACAGCAATGCTATCGTGGTGCTGGACAACACCGGCCAGGAGATGATCAATCAGGGTCACTTCGCTTCGGAAACGATCCAGCGCAGGCTGGAGGAGCTGCAGCGCCTGTGGGAGCTGCTGCTATCGCGGCTGGCCGAGAAAGGCATGAAGCTGCAGCAGGCTCTGGTGCTGGTGCAGTTCTTGCGTCACTGCGAGGAAGTGATGTTCTGGATCAAGGACAAGGAAGCGTTCGTCACGGCGGACGAGTTCGGCCAGGATTTGGAGCATGTCGAGGTATTGCAGCGCAAGTTCGACGAGTTTCAGAAGGACATGGCTTCCCAGGAGTACCGCGTGACGGAGGTGAACGAGCTAGCCGACAAGCTGCTGTTCGCCGGACATCCGGAGCGGGAAACGATCACGCGCAAGAAGGAGGATTTGAACGAGGCCTGGCAGCGCTTGAAACAGCTGGCCATATTGCGCCAGGAGAAGCTTTTCGGGGCGCACGAAATCCAGCGTTTCAACCGCGATGCGGATGAGACGGTTGCGTGGATCGCTGAGAAGGATGTCGTGCTGTCGTCCGACGATTACGGGCGCGATCTGGCCAGCGTACAAGCGCTGCAGCGCAAGCACGAAGGTGTGGAGCGTGATTTGGCAGCGCTCGAGGACAAGGTGGCGGCTCTCGGTACTGAAGCCGGCAGGCTCTGCAGCATTCATGCCGATCATAGCGAGCAGATTCGTGAGAAGCAGGCTGAGATTGCTGCTTACTGGCAGTCGTTGACAGCGAAAGCCAAAGAGCGCAGGCAGAAGCTCGACGAGTCCTACTTCTTGCATCGTTTCCTGGCCGATTTCCGTGATCTTGTGTCGTGGATCAACGGTATGAAAGCGATCATCTCCGCAGATGAGCTGGCAAAGGACGTTGCCGGGGCTGAGGCGTTGCTTGAGCGTCACCAAGAGCACAAAGGCGAGATTGACGCACGTGTTGATAGCTTCATGATGACAACGGAAGCCGGCCGGAAGCTCCTCGAACGTGACCACTACGCTGCGGCCGAGGTGCAGGAAAAGCTTGCCGCGCTCGAAAACGACAAGAGCTCGCTGCTCGTCCTGTGGGAGGACCGCCGCATCCTGTACGAGCAGTGCATGGATCTGCAGCTGTTCTACCGGGACACTGAGCAAGCGGACACGTGGATGGCCAAGCAAGAGGCATTCCTGGCAAATGAAGATCTAGGTGACTCGCTTGATTCGGTTGAGGCATTGATTAAAAAGCACGAGGACTTCGAGAAGAGTCTGGCAGCTCAGGAGGAGAAGATAAAGGCGTTGGATGTGTTTGCGACGAAGCTGATCGACGGTCAACACTACGCTGCGGACGATGTGGCCCAACGTCGAGCCATGCTTCTTGCGCGTCGTTCGGCTTTGCAGGAGAAGTCCTCAGTGCGACAGCAGTTGCTGGAGGACTCCAACTCGCTGCAGCAGTTCGAGCGGGATTGTGACGAAACGAAGGGTTGGATCAGCGAGAAGTTGAAGTTCGCAACTGATGATAGCTACCTCGATCCGACGAATCTGAATGGCAAGGTGCAGAAGCACACCAATTTCGAGCATGAACTGACCGCGAATAAGAGCCGTATTGAGGACATCACGGCCACCGGTCAGACACTTGCCGAGAAGGGTCACTACGCTTCGGATAAGGTGAACGGACGCATGCAAGAAATCGTGACACTGTGGGAGTCTCTTGTGCGTGCCTCGGATAAGAAGGGCTGTAAGCTGCAGGAGGcttcgcagcagcagcaattcaACCGTACCGTCGAAGACATCGAACTGTGGCTAAGTGAAGTCGAAGGTCAGCTGTTGTCAGAGGACTACGGCAAAGATCTGACGAGTGTGCAGAATCTGCAGAAAAAGCAGGCCTTGCTCGAAGCTGACGTTATGGCACACCAGGACCGTATCGAGGGCATCAAGGTGGCCGCAAACAAGTTCGTCGAAAGTGGTCATTTCGATGCAGATAATATTCGCGCAAAGGAAGGTGCTTTATCGAAGCGTTACGCTGCACTAGCTGAGCCAATGTCGATCCGAAAGCAGCGTTTGCTCGATTCGCTGCAGGTTCAGCAGCTGTTCCGCGATCTGGAGGATGAAGCAGCATGGATCCGTGAAAAGGAACCGGTTGCTGCTTCGACAAATCGCGGACGCGACTTGATTGGGGTGCAAAACTTGATCAAGAAGCATCAGGCCGTGCTTGCGGAAATCAACAACCACGAGAGTCGTTGCGCCGGAGTGATCTCGAGCGGTGAGCAGATGCTAACCGAACAGCCCACTGCAAGCGAGGAAATCAAGCTACGCCTGGATGCGCTAAAGGATCAATGGAACTCGTTGAAGGAGAAGTCGAACCAGCGCAAGCAGGATCTGGAGGACTCGTTGCAGGCGCATCAGTACTTCGCCGACGCCAACGAAGCGGAATCGTGGATGCGCGAAAAGGAGCCAATCGTGTCGAATCAAGACTACGGTAAAGATGAAGATTCCTCGGAAGCGCTGCTGAAGAAGCACGAGGCTCTTGTGTCGGACCTCGAAGCATTCGGTAACACGATTCAGGCCCTGCAAGAGCAAGCTAAGAACTGTCGCCAACAGGAAACCCCCGTTGTGGACATCACTGGCAAAGAGTGTGTGATGGCACTGTATGATTACACCGAGAAGTCGCCGCGTGAGGTGTCGATGAAGAAGAACGACGTATTGACGCTTCTTAATTCGAATAACAAGGACTGGTGGAAGGTGGAGGTGAACGATCGCCAAGGCTTCGTACCAGCGGCGTACATCAAGAAGATCGATCCTGGACTAAGCGCTAGCCAGCAGAACCTGATCGATGGACACTCGATCTCAAAGCGCCAGACGCAGATCAACAGCCAGTACGATAATCTACTTGCGCTGGCACGAGAACGCCAGAACAAGCTGAACGAAACGGTCAAAGCATATGTGCTGGTGCGCGAGGCAGCCGATTTGGCCGCGTGGATCAAGGATAAGGAGAGCCATGCGCAAATCAAGGATGTCGGCGAGGATCTCGAAGAGGTAGAAGTGATGCAGAAGAAGTTTGACGACTTCAACGACGACCTGAAGGCTAATGAAGTGCGGCTGGCAAAGCTGAATGAGATCGCTATCCAGCTGACGTCGCTTGGCCAGACTGAAGCGGCATTGAAGATCAAGACCCAGATCCAGACGTTGAACGAGGAGTGGGCTACCCTGCAGACGATCACACAGGAGCGGGCGAGTCAGCTTGGATCGGCGCATGAAGTTCAGCGATTCCATCGCGATGTCGACGAGACAAAGGATTGGATTGCGGAGAAGGAGAATGCGTTGAACAACGACGAGCTTGGTAAGGATCTGCGTGGAGTGCAAACGCTGCAGCGCAAGCACGAAGGTTTGGAGCGAGATCTTGCTGCGTTGCAAGACAAAATCCGTCAGCTGGACGAGACTGCGAACCGGCTGATGCAATCGCATCCGGATACTGCTGAGCAGACGTACGCCAAACAGAAGGAAATCAACGAGGAATGGCAGCAGGTGGTGACGAAGGCGCAACAGCGCAAGGAGAAGCTGCTCGATTCGTACGATCTGCAACGCTTCCTGAGCGACTACCGTGATCTGTCGGCCTGGATTAGCTCGATGATGGGACTGGTGACCTCTGAGGAGTTGGCCAACGATGTGACCGGTGCGGAGGCGCTGATCGAGCGTCATCAG GAACATCGCACGGAGGTAGATGCACGCGCCGGTACGTTCTCGGCGTTCGAGCAATTCGGCAACGAGTTGCTGCAGGCAAATCACTATGCGGCACCCGAGATTCAGGAGAAGATCGAGAATCTGGCAAAGGCTCGCGAAGAGCTTGAGCGTGCCTGGACAGCCCGCCGGCTGCAACTCGACCAGAACCTGGATCTGCAACTGTACTTGCGCGACTGTGAGCAAGCCGAAAACTGGATGAGTGCTCGCGAGGCATTCCTGAACGCGGAAGAAGTCGACTCCAAGGGCGACAACGTTGAAGCGCTGATCAAGAAGCACGAAGATTTCGATAAGGCTATCAACGGGCATGAGGAGAAGATTGGCGCTTTGCAGGTGCTGGCCGACCAGTTGATCGCGCAGGAACATTACGCCGGTCGGTTGATCGATGCCAAGCGCCAGGAGGTGCTCGATCGCTGGCGTCACCTCAAGGAAGATCTGATCGAGAAGCGGTCACGTCTCGGTGACGAACAGACGCTGCAGCAGTTCTCTCGAGATGCGGACGAAATTGAGAATTGGATCGCGGAGAAACTGCAGCTAGCCACCGAGGAAAGCTACAAGGATCCAGCCAACATCCAGTCGAAACATCAGAAGCACCAGGCATTCGAAGCGGAGTTGGCGGCCAACGCAGACCGTATATCCAGCGTGCTAGCCATGGGAAGCAACCTGATCGATCGCAACCAGTGCAGCGGTTCGGAGGAAGCTGTGCAGAAGCGCTTGACGCAGATCGCTGACCAGTGGGAATACCTGACGCAGAAAACGACAGAAAAATCACTGAAGCTCAAGGAAGCGAACAAGCAGCGTACGTACATCGCCGCAGTGAAGGATCTGGACTTCTGGCTCGGTGAAGTTGAGAGTTTGCTAACGTCGGAAGACGCCGGCAAAGATTTGGCATCGGTTCAGAACCTCATGAAGAAGCATCAGCTGGTGGAGGCTGATATCCACGCGCACGAGGATCGCATTAAGGACATGAACAGCCAGGCAGATTCGTTGGTTGAGAGCGGCCAATTCGATAGCGCTGGCATTCAGGAGAAGCGACAGTCGATCAACGAGCGGTATGAACGAATTCGCAACCTAGCCGCTCATCGACAGGCTAGGCTGAACGAGGCGAACACACTGCACCAGTTCTTCCGCGACATTGCCGACGAAGAAAGCTGgataaaggagaaaaaacTGCTAGTTGGATCGGATGACTACGGTCGGGATCTGACGGGTGTGCAGAATCTTAAGAAGAAACATAAGCGCTTGGAAGCGGAGCTTGCGTCGCACGAGCCAGCCATTCAGGCGGTTCAGGAAGCTGGAGAAAAGCTGATGGATGTGTCCAATTTGGGTGTTCCGGAGATCGAGCAGCGTCTGAAGGCGCTCAACCAAGCCTGGACCGAGCTAAAGGGGCTGGCGGCTACCCGTGGACAGAAGTTGGACGAGTCGCTCATCTACCAGCAGTTCCTGGCGAAGGTTGAAGAGGAGGAGGCCTGGATCACGGAGAAGCAACAACTGCTCTCCGTCGAAGACTATGGTGATTCTATGGCGGCCGTGCAGGGCCTAATGAAGAAGCATGATGCCTTCGAGACGGACTTTGCTGCACATCGCGATCGTTGTTCGGATATTCGTGACCACGGCCAAACGCTGGTGACGAACAATAACCACCATGGTGACAGCATCTCGCAGCGCTGCGTGCAGCTTGATAAGAAGTTGGAGAACTTGCAGGCGCTAGCCACGCGTCGCAAGACGGCGCTGATGGATAACTTCGCCTATCTGCAGTTTATGTGGAAGGCGGACGTGGTCGAAAGCTGGATCGCGGACAAGGAGAATCACGTCAAATCGGAGGAATTCGGGCGTGATTTGTCCACTGTCCAAACGTTGCTCACGAAGCAAGAGACATTCGATGCTG GTCTCTCGGCATTTGAGCACGAGGGAATCCATAATATAACCGCACTGAAGGATCAGCTGATCAACGCGAACCACGCCCAGTCCGCCGCTATTCTCAAGCGCCACGAAGATGTGCTGACTCGCTGGCAGAAGCTGCGCGCCGATTCTGAGGCTCGCAAGTACCGCCTGCTGAACATGCAAGATCAGTTCCGCCAGATTGAAGATCTCTACCTCACTTTTGCTAAGAAAGCGTCAGCTTTCAACTCGTGGTTCGAGAACGCGGAAGAAGATCTTACCGATCCGGTGCGCTGCAACTCGATCGAAGAGATCAAGGCATTGCGGGAGGCGCATGCTGCTTTCCAGGCATCGCTTTCGTCGGCCCAAGTCGATTTCCAGGCGTTGGCTGCGTTGGATCAGAAGATCAAGAGTTTCAACGTTGGCCCGAACCCGTACACATGGTTCACGATGGAGGCGCTTGAGGACACCTGGCGAAATCTGCAGAAGATCATCGAGGAGCGCGATGCGGAGCTGGCGAAGGAAGTGCATCGTCAGGAAGAGAACGACAAGTTGCGCAAGGAGTTCGCCAAGCACGCCAATCTGTTCCACCAGTGGCTGACGGAGACCAG ATACAACATTCTTGGCTGGGATAAAAATGG AACGTCGCTCATGGACGGCTCAGGCTCGTTGGAGGAGCAGTTTGAGGCGCTCTGCCACAAGGCGAACGAAATCCGTGCCCGACGAGGCGATTTGAAGAAGATCGAGGAGTTGGGCGCCACGCTAGAGGAGCATCTGATTCTGGACAATCGTTACACGGAACACTCGACGGTTGGTTTGGCGCAGCAGTGGGATCAGCTAGATCAGCTTGCCATGCGCATGCAGCACAACCTGAAGCAGCAGATACAGGCCCGCAACCAGTCGGGTGTCTCCGAGGATTCGCTGAAGGAGTTCTCGATGATGTTCAAGCACTTCGACAAGGACAAGAGCGGCAAGCTGAATCACCAAGAGTTCAAGTCGTGTCTGCGTGCCCTCGGTTACGATCTGCCAATGGTGGAAGAGGGTCAACCAGATCCAGAGTTCGAGGAGATCCTGAACGTTGTCGACCCGAACCGCGACGGCCAGGTATCGCTGCAGGAGTATATCGCTTTCATGATATCGAAGGAAACGGAGAACGTGCAAAGCTTCGAGGAAATCGAGAATGCCTTCCGCGCGATCACGGCCTCCGATCCCCGTCCCCGCCCTTACGTCACCAAGGAGGAACTCTATTCC AACCTCACCAAAGACATGGCGGACTACTGCGTGCAGCGCATGAAACCGTACAACGACCCGAAGACCGGTCATCCGATTACGGGCGCCCTGGATTACGTGGAGTTCACCAGAACGTTATTCCAAAATTAA